A region from the Mercenaria mercenaria strain notata chromosome 7, MADL_Memer_1, whole genome shotgun sequence genome encodes:
- the LOC123554063 gene encoding uncharacterized protein LOC123554063, with amino-acid sequence MEHQKQSQKTPSSDTGKASKDSQMQKKQGESVGGKRENKGRTRNVEKEKDVNKVRPFKINAKETYLYVIIPEQCSDKSKLEPFLHYRMGNKDASTMKFCLTDLMPVRLSNKSCSLVTLRFESSKKAAAATNLLHKSNQNSSSKIRCYSSKFEALGEKDPVDAERACVLEEAFKEIVETASRTALKHDEKLTKARDNLKEIEMVLGKEKGLSPAEFEKLTNEKLAVEDKFLELERQRREFNGFIQNMKTKLNGIIHFEKFDKELKEIRKYFGVECRRLDAALPMYARRTDILNTIRDSQVSVILGETGSGKSTQMAQYLYQAGFLSGGFIACTQPRKIAAVSLATRVASELSSGVGQVVGYKVGMQSKTTAVTKIVYMTDHILLNECLVDTHLSKYSCVIIDEAHERSIYTDLLLGMLKQTLSKRPELKVVITSATIDPDLFVTYFGGMEKCPVLKVSGRTFPVDVIWDGNNSETPFPDDYMNKALNKAIEIHNSSSTEDGDILVFLTSPAETETCAGKMKRCVKENNVLCLQLHGKLKPEEQQQVFAQTPSGKRKVVFATNSAETSITIPGIKFVVDAGVVKEMRFDAKKNMNSLDVVPVSQSSSNQRKGRAGRTESGKCFRLYTDDDFCTMEKTASPEILRIQVSQAMLKLILLGVDPMNFDYVQSPSREAMVSAMEELEEIGAAADRTITELGRWIAKLPVEPKLGAFIKKGIDRGFPIEVLVVAGCSSQSGIFYRAGTAEEKKTADMRKMKFCHNDGDFLTALNVFREWDKINEKAKGRWCTENSVNGKAMKGVREMMNEILSTLKKEFDFNIKHKFQPPDDADGVVKQLVFDCMMNNLAIYLGHESAGYLIVKRMQRVQLHPGSALVSLGSHPEWVVFNRVLKTSADFMTEVTAVSLSTIKEAVKSKRISIDINELEKQKIRLVLNMRLGKTVFWKFVGKNHSNRRKIEGDIQTKCNQTPVVIEANKLLGVVSLFCLPEYAEQASGILRSILENMVLQILAESREESIGNRNSGVRVVLREGGSVVDLLMPNQFRTLTIKVRGSSSMAEKNVRDVLEGFGSIANIWKRKGYGPVWGSVTFAESNDAAAALSMINKDENRKIDLIPVTFENKASIGRDSRNQSFTIVITWCRRKAKGLCFVTLKRPEDKAMLSTASAIINGSTLSVRLSKTQSDASKAQSDLFIKGLRPDTTEEHVKEGLGQLLGVSLEDSNTRFGNIIIPRTDMPWSQDQNAQTQREISGLIQRFAGTDSFKVNVKEFKQKTVKCIAFVTFSDWKTCFDTGERLRGNSQIDGSIVHARFECKANVFVAKRIFEIIREDMEQLIDKYKQKKSSTTVTSRQMKNENYCIEIKTLTPEKLAKGKCKVEKLVNGDTLDCEKISKLEAIFNHDGRLKLKEIADKTGTIIFVDERRKKVIVQGSSEGKTNAVSMIENLIGAIEILAEKVVRFKGKDNPPGLLKVLLRKYGMMFEKLKVETGVSSIHLNIRYHEVTLTGKEEAIERALIQISKVRETMIQEGEHKTADSDFPDCPVCLCPVEETDISRLEYCGHSYCKFCLTSQIQSAITNREFPIACAEETCNKPVAIRDLDAQVKGGNVTWEDISGASIACLVTRNTEHFKYCITPDCGIVYRATEEVNMFACPVCNIKICTSCHNQFHEGLTCKENESAGTEDTSLEEWLKEEPNLRKLCPKCGYAIEKISGCNRMTCKCGANICWKCLAFFETSGKCYDHLSKMHGGCFDY; translated from the exons ATGGAGCATCAGAAACAATCTCAAAAGACGCCTTCCTCTGATACTGGCAAAGCTTCAAAAGACTCACAAATGCAAAAGAAACAGGGTGAATCAGTTGGCGGCAAACGTGAAAACAAGGGTCGGACTAGAAATGTAGAAAAGGAAAAGGATGTAAATAAGGTTCGTCCATTCAAAATTAACGCCAAAGAAACATACTTATACGTTATTATACCGGAGCAATGTTCAGACAAATCAAAATTAGAACCGTTTTTGCACTATCGAATGGGAAACAAAGATGCTAGTACCATGAAATTTTGCTTAACAGATTTAATGCCTGTTCGTTTAAGTAACAAAAGTTGTAGTTTGGTGACACTGCGATTCGAGAGTTCAAAGAAAGCTGCTGCAGCTACTAATTTATTACATAAAAGTAACCAAAATTCATCTAGCAAAATCCGTTGTTATAGCAGTAAATTTGAAGCACTTGGTGAAAAGGATCCAGTCGACGCTGAACGTGCATGTGTACTAGAAGAAGCCTTCAAGGAAATAGTCGAGACAGCGTCGCGGACAGCATTGAAACATGATGAAAAGTTGACAAAAGCAAGAgataatttgaaagaaattgaGATGGTGCTTGGCAAAGAAAAAGGACTATCTCCCGCAGAATTCGAGAAACTAACAAACGAAAAGTTAGCGGTTGAAGATAAATTCCTAGAATTAGAGAGACAGCGGCGAGAGTTCAACGGCTTTATCCAGAACATGAAAACAAAACTAAACGGTATCATTCATTTCGAGAAATTTGACAAGGAACTGAAAGAGATCAGAAAATATTTTGGAGTTGAGTGCCGTCGACTTGATGCAGCTTTGCCCATGTATGCTAGACGAACGGATATATTGAATACCATTAGAGACAGTCAGGTGTCTGTTATACTTGGAGAAACTGGGTCTGGGAAATCTACGCAGATGGCACAGTACCTTTACCAAGCAGGTTTCTTGT CAGGTGGCTTTATAGCCTGTACACAACCACGAAAGATTGCCGCTGTTAGTCTAGCAACACGTGTTGCCTCAGAACTTTCTTCTGGCGTTGGTCAAGTGGTTGGCTATAAGGTTGGAATGCAAAGTAAAACAACCGCTGTTACGAAGATTGTATACATGACAGATCATATCCTTTTGAACGAGTGTCTAGTCGACACACACCTGTCTAAATATTCGTGCGTGATCATAGACGAAGCCCACGAGAGAAGCATTTACACGGACTTACTCTTGGGTATGCTGAAACAAACTCTTTCAAAAAGACCAGAACTGAAGGTTGTCATTACATCCGCAACAATCGATCCAGATTTATTTGTAACATACTTTGGAGGAATGGAAAAATGTCCAGTACTGAAGGTTTCTGGAAGAACATTCCCGGTCGACGTGATCTGGGATGGTAATAACTCTGAAACACCTTTTCCAGACGACTATATGAACAAAGCGCTAAATAAAGCCATTGAAATACATAACAGTTCTTCGACAGAAGACGGAGACATACTTGTATTTCTTACATCTCCCGCCGAAACCGAAACTTGCGCTGGAAAAATGAAAAGATGTGTCAAGGAAAACAATGTTTTGTGCCTTCAACTTCACGGTAAATTGAAACCCGAAGAGCAACAACAAGTCTTTGCACAAACTCCTAGTGGAAAACGAAAAGTTGTGTTTGCCACAAATAGCGCAGAAACATCCATTACTATTCCAGGAATCAAATTTGTCGTCGACGCTGGTGTCGTCAAGGAAATGCGTTTTGATGCGAAAAAGAATATGAATTCTCTTGATGTCGTGCCCGTCAGTCAAAGTTCATCAAATCAGAGAAAGGGAAGGGCTGGGCGTACAGAATCCGGAAAATGCTTTCGATTATACACTGATGATGATTTCTGCACTATGGAGAAAACTGCAAGCCCGGAAATATTAAGAATTCAAGTTTCACAAGCAATGTTGAAGCTGATATTGCTGGGTGTCGATCCGATGAATTTTGACTACGTCCAATCCCCATCACGCGAAGCTATGGTTTCTGCAATGGAGGAATTGGAAGAAATTGGTGCAGCAGCAGACCGCACTATAACTGAACTAGGAAGATGGATCGCAAAGCTACCAGTAGAGCCAAAGCTTGGAGCGTTCATAAAGAAAGGCATAGATAGAGGATTTCCTATAGAGGTTCTAGTTGTTGCTGGGTGCTCTAGTCAGAGTGGAATCTTTTACCGTGCTGGTACAGCTGAGGAGAAGAAAACCGCTGATATGAGGAAAATGAAGTTCTGCCACAATGATGGAGACTTTCTAACAGCGTTAAACGTTTTCCGTGAATGGGATAAAATAAACGAAAAAGCAAAGGGGAGATGGTGTACTGAGAATAGCGTCAATGGGAAAGCTATGAAAGGTGTACGAGAGATGATGAACGAAATCCTGTCTACATTAAAGAAAGAATTTGACTTTAACATCAAGCATAAATTTCAGCCCCCTGATGACGCAGATGGTGTCGTCAAACAACTTGTATTTGATTGTATGATGAATAACCTTGCAATTTATCTTGGTCATGAAAGCGCTGGATACCTCATTGTCAAACGTATGCAAAGAGTTCAGCTGCATCCTGGATCGGCACTAGTGTCTCTAGGATCTCACCCGGAATGGGTTGTCTTCAACAGAGTTCTAAAGACTTCGGCAGATTTTATGACAGAGGTCACAGCTGTTTCATTATCAACAATAAAAGAAGCAGTAAAAAGTAAGAGGATATCAATAGACATCAATGAGcttgagaaacaaaaaatcaGACTGGTCTTAAACATGCGATTAGGGAAAACAGTCTTTTGGAAATTTGTTGGCAAAAATCATTCTAACAGGCGAAAGATTGAAGGAGacatacaaacaaaatgtaaTCAAACGCCAGTTGTTATTGAAGCAAATAAGTTATTGGGTGTAGTATCTCTGTTTTGCTTACCAGAGTATGCTGAACAAGCTTCAGGTATACTTCGTTCTATCCTTGAGAATATGGTTCTACAGATACTTGCCGAATCCAGAGAAGAAAGCATTGGGAATAGGAATTCAGGAGTTCGTGTTGTATTACGAGAAGGAGGATCAGTAGTAGATTTACTTATGCCAAATCAGTTCCGAACGCTGACTATTAAGGTCAGAGGATCTAGCAGCATGGCCGAAAAAAACGTTCGAGATGTTCTTGAAGGTTTTGGGAGCATAGCAAATATATGGAAAAGGAAAGGATATGGTCCAGTTTGGGGAAGCGTGACGTTTGCTGAATCGAATGACGCTGCTGCTGCTCTCAGTATGATAAACAAAGACGAGAACAGAAAAATAGATTTGATTCCAGTTACTTTTGAAAACAAGGCATCTATCGGTAGAGACTCGCGAAATCAAAGTTTTACCATTGTTATTACATGGTGTAGGCGAAAAGCAAAAGGACTGTGCTTTGTGACCCTAAAAAGACCTGAGGATAAAGCTATGCTTTCTACAGCTTCAGCCATTATTAATGGTTCCACCCTGTCTGTCAGACTTTCAAAAACCCAATCGGACGCATCTAAAGCTCAGTCTGATTTGTTCATAAAGGGGCTCAGGCCAGATACAACTGAAGAGCATGTAAAAGAAGGGTTGGGACAACTTCTCGGAGTATCACTTGAAGATAGCAATACTAGATTTGGAAACATCATAATTCCTCGTACAGATATGCCATGGAGTCAAGACCAAAACGCACAAACACAAAGAGAAATTTCAGGCCTTATACAACGGTTTGCTGGGACAGACTCATTCAAAGTAAATGTCAAAGAATTCAAACAAAAGACAGTCAAATGCATTGCATTTGTTACATTTTCGGACTGGAAGACATGCTTTGACACCGGAGAACGTCTACGTGGAAATTCACAGATAGATGGAAGCATCGTGCATGCTAGGTTTGAATGTAAGGCCAATGTATTTGTCGCTAAACGTATTTTTGAAATTATCAGAGAAGATATGGAGCAACTTATTGACAAATATAAGCAGAAAAAATCATCTACTACTGTCACGTCACGCCAGATGAAAAACGAAAACTACTGTATCGAGATAAAAACATTAACTCCGGAAAAACTAGCCAAAGGCAAATGCAAAGTTGAAAAGCTCGTAAATGGAGATACATTAGACTgtgaaaaaataagtaaattggAAGCCATTTTCAACCATGATGGCAGATTGAAGTTAAAGGAAATAGCGGATAAGACTGGCACAATCATTTTTGTTGACGAAAGACGAAAGAAAGTAATTGTCCAAGGTTCATCAGAGGGAAAGACAAACGCTGTCTCCATGATAGAAAACCTTATCGGGGCTATTGAAATATTAGCAGAGAAAGTAGTACGTTTTAAGGGTAAAGACAATCCTCCTGGATTATTGAAAGTTCTGCTAAGGAAGTATGGGATGATGTTCGAAAAGCTGAAAGTAGAAACAGGTGTTTCTAGCATTCACCTTAATATACGATACCATGAGGTGACACTTACAGGAAAAGAAGAGGCTATTGAAAGAGCACTAATACAAATAAGCAAAGTGAGGGAAACGATGATACAAGAAGGTGAGCATAAAACAGCCGATTCTGATTTTCCAGATTGCCCAGTATGCCTTTGCCCAGTTGAAGAAACAGACATTTCCAGACTCGAATACTGCGGACATTCGTATTGCAAATTTTGCCTTACATCACAGATTCAGAGTGCGATAACAAACCGAGAATTTCCGATTGCATGCGCAGAAGAAACCTGCAACAAGCCAGTAGCCATCAGGGATTTAGATGCACAGGTTAAAGGTGGGAATGTTACATGGGAAGACATAAGTGGTGCAAGCATTGCATGTTTGGTTACAAGAAATACTGAACACTTTAAGTATTGTATTACGCCCGATTGTGGAATAGTGTATCGAGCGACAGAAGAAGTCAACATGTTTGCATGTCCAgtgtgtaatattaaaatctgtaCAAGCTGTCACAACCAGTTTCATGAAGGATTGAcatgtaaagaaaatgaaagcgCTGGTACAGAAGATACTTCATTGGAAGAATGGCTTAAAGAAGAACCAAACTTGCGGAAGTTATGTCCGAAGTGCGGCTATGCGATAGAAAAAATAAGTGGATGCAATCGAATGACATGTAAATGTGGAGCTAATATTTGTTGGAAGTGTTTAGCTTTTTTTGAGACCAGCGGAAAATGCTATGATCATCTGAGTAAAATGCATGGCGGTTGTTTCGACTACTAA